In Struthio camelus isolate bStrCam1 chromosome 12, bStrCam1.hap1, whole genome shotgun sequence, the DNA window CTGGGATCCGGAGCGTGGCCCAAACACATTCCCCTCTTCCCAGTGCTTCAGGGGCAGCTCTTCCCAGGTCACAGGCACACTCCGCTCCCCATTTCATGTTATCCCACCTGAGTCACAAACTCTACAGTTTTCAGTGCACAACTTGTCCAAAACCCAACCCTCAGAGGCAGGAAAGCCCCAAACTTCCATGCTTGGGTAACAACCATTTCAGCCAGCACACGGTCTCTCCGAGCACCCTTCCACCCCTTGCTCCTCAAGGGACAAGTCCTCTATAGCATcctgaaaaatgattttcctaCTGAGCTAGTTTGCCTAATGCAAAAACTGCTTCTGCCCTCTCAAGATACCTGTGGGTTGTAAAGGCTGCGAGTCCTTCCCACAAGGGAAGGAATGTTTCTGACTGCGTGGAGAAGGTCTCAGAGCTCTCTTGCAGCTGTACAAGAGGAGACAAGTGGCCTTAAGTGCGTGGACAACACTGGGCCATTCTCTCCCGTGCAGTAGGAAGTTGATGAAGAATGTCTTCAGAAGATTACAGACACTTTCCTGGCTATTTGAGGCCCATCACAAAACAAGCACATCTTAAGGATCTGTCTCCCCTTAGGTATCTTCAGCCATTTAAGCCATGACACCACATGAGAGCCTGGTGAATAAATTATCTTCCCCCACCACAAGTCACTCCCATTGCCTCTGAAGAAATGCCTGTTTGCACGGGTCGGGTCGAGCTGAGACAGCACGGAAGCAGCAAGCTCCGCTCCCTGTTAGCGTTGCATAATTAACCTTCAACAGAGCGAGCCCGGGAAAGCAAAGCGACGATTACGCGTCTCAGTGGAGTTTGGAAGCTTTCTAAAGGGCTCGCGTTAATCCCCAGCAGCCAGACAGGGCCCCTGCCGCTCCGACTGAAATTTTTCCTTGTGCAGCACATTTAACATAAACGATGGCTTAGCATGGGGAACAGCAAGTGTCCAACACTCTTCTCCAGTCCAGCATCAGCCCACCTGCAAACACCACTTGCCACCTCTCTGGTTTAAGCAGGTCTTTGTGGCTGGGAAAGATGAGCAGGAGGAGGCACTGATGCAAAGGCAAAGTCTGCACACCAGCATCCCAGCAAAGCGTGGGTGCAGCAAGGACCGAGCTCCCAGGATGGCAGCGCATTCCTCCTGCAAAGCACCTTTCTCCTGCCACCAAGGGAGGGAGGCTGGACGCAGGCTTGGACAAGGCACCTAGGTTTCACGTGGCTGATGTTCAGCAAAGCCCTACCCCTCTGTGCAGCAATGCCCTTGGCCGCAAAAAGGCTAGTGGGTCAGGCATGGTCCTTCTCGACCTGTGAGGATCCACACCCTCCGGCACACAGAGTCAAGCAAGTGCCCAAAGGATGTTTAATGATTTGGTGTTGGCCCATCCATAGAAACCTTCCAGCTTCCCTACGCACTCATCCAGAGCAagtcagaaattttttttaaaatagaatcttTCATTGTTATAAAGTCCAGATGCTCATTAAGAGTCTCAGTTGTCACAAAAATACCCAGAGAACTGCCTCCTGCTAAGTGCTGaggtcaaagagctcctgaatgGCCCCAAGATTTCACTAccttctaaacaaaacaaaaaataacaataataataagaaaatccACCAAACTCAAAACTAAATTTAGCTTCAAAAGCTAAGATATATTTAACAACAATCAGCacacaaaaagaacaaacaaataatCATCTGTTTCTCATTGCTTAGAAGGCAACAACAGTCAAATAAACCCAGCTTTTCAACCAGCCTCAACCTTAACAGCCATTCAGAAGCAGCTTTCCTCCAAGAACACACAAActggtgaaaagaaaaatgtccacTTTACTCACCACTCAGCTGATCCACCACAGCTCCTTCCCTCACCCCAATCCTGTGCAGGGCTCCAGTCTCTGCCCCAAGCTCCCCTCCAGCAGCATGCCTTCCCTGCActgtgcagccagcagcagctcccaggctcAAGGCCAGCAGCACCCACCTGGCACCCATTACTGCTGATTTGACCCCTCCACCCAGCAGGTGTTTCCCATCATGTTACTCGCTGGGAGACTCCCTGGCCTGCAAAATGGTTGCAGGTATCCTGCTTCAGGCAGAAgtgagctggggtgggggtggctgaggtcacagtggctCTTCCTGGTGTCAGGTCAAGTAGCTAGGACTAAGCAAGCATGTATAGATGGGAGAGGgcaaaacacagaagagaaaatgtgatttctgttctttcagcCCCTGCTGGAGTCAGCCCTGTGCATAGTCTGAGACCTGCCAAGCTCATGTTGCGGGGAGGGGCCCGGGACAGAGGCAGTCGAGGGGGACAGATCAGCATTGTGGTCTTATTCTCGCCCTCCTCGTACCGCAAATGCTCTTGCTTGGTTTATCTGTGCGTACCAGAGAGCTGCTAGGTAAGGACGTGTCCATCTAACCCCCTGCATGCCAGAATAAGGCGGCTGGAACTATTTCCCCTTCTGGCAGCctccaaaagggaggaggaatcccatcccaccccacctCATGACACCCCACGGCAGTTCTTCATACCTTCTCTTGCCCGAGCCTCTCCACCCCACTAGCATCACCTCCCTGCCCACTGCCGAGTCAGCCTGGTGGGAGAAGTGGGGCAGAAAATGACCTTCACCTCTGATTTTGAGGCTGTGGAGAGGAGAAGGGTGGGATGAAGAAGACCTCACCTGTGTGGAGCAAAGGTTGCAGCTGAAGAACACGGCTCAATGCCCACCCCCACTGTCCCCTGCTGGGGTGGAAAATCAGACACCGCCCGATGATTCGGACCCAGAAACACTGCTCTGAGGGTCCAAGGACAGCAACCCAATAAACGCTGGTCCACAAACAACCCGAGGACAATTTATTTCTGCTGAGCAGGTTTCCAAAAGTACAAAACAAGCACCCTGCATTAGTCACTCCCCAAGGTTTAAAATGTTCTTGGAGCTTCACAGAAGGCTGTGGGAGAACCAGATGGGCACGGAGCCAGAAGAGCAGAAATTTCGAGAGAAACTTTACTACAACGGGTGGGGAAAATGGAATCAAAGCCTGCAGTTACCATTTTTGCAATGTCTCAGGGTCCACTTCCACAGAGCGCTATGCATCTGCACAACTGTGCACTTGGGAACAGGCCCAAGGGTCACGTGCAAACCGAACACCCCGGGAAACCTGGCCCGTGCTCCATACGGCTGAGAAGCCAGTGTGTCTTCTCCCATGGGTTGATTCTGGAAGCATGGCAGGTGCTCGATCCCAGAGTCAGTGCTAGGGGACATCTGGCCTGGAACAGCACGCATAGGTGATGAAAAGGCCAGTTTCCTAGTTGTTACAGGGCTCCAGAATGTGGAAGAATAACCGTAATTACCCccaaaatcaaaatttttcacCCTGAGTCCAGGTCACAGAAATGTTCCCTGTTACAGTTTTTGTCAAGAGACTCATACTGACCAAAGTCAGGTGGAAAAATCTCCTTGTGACAGTCTCCAAAATGAGGCTTTGGGATGAAGCAGCCCCTGAAGCTGGGTCTCTGGTTTCCTTTGAGGTACGTCTCTTCAGCACACCGTGTGCACAGTCGTCCCGTTGGAACCCCCTGACGCCACCCCACCGTTTACAGCATCATCTTTGTTGTTCTTCTCTGAGCCTGAGACAGGTTTGGGTCTCTCTTGCCTGGTAATCGCTGTTTCAATGCCTCTGAGACACAGCTGCATGTCCTCCCGAAAGGAGGGGGTGTACAGTCCATAAATGACAGGGTCGGTGCATGTGTGCAGCAAGCCAAAGAGGAAGAAGCTGTGGTTGATATAGTCAGGCATCCTTTGGATCATGTCTGGCTGGAACCAATACCACAAGCCCAAGAGGTAATACGGGGTCCAGCAGATGATGAAGGTAGCAACAATCACTATGGTCATCTTGAGTGTCTTCATGCGTGCCTTGGAGATGTGGTCGTTTTTGCTTCTTATCAGACCTGCCAGGGAAGAGTCAAAAGGATAACCGTAGATAGGAGaaaaccaggaaaacaaaaacatccatGACTGCCAAAGCCACTCTTTCTGCCAAAGAGGGGAAGATTATCGTATGGTCTGGCCCAATGCTCACAGAAAGCAGAGGGCAGTGAGGAAGGGGGTCAAGAAGACTGGGTCGAGGCCCCCAGCTGGGTTACCATAGGGTGCTGGCgggctgctctgtgccagggTTTATCTCCTCTACAGTGACTTAGTGCAATTCGCGGGCCCAGATCATGACGAAACACAGTTGTCAGAGTGGCTACCCTTCAAGTGAGTGGTTGCTTATAAAGCCAGGTTGAGGTCTTTCTCTACATAGCCAAAGGCGCGAAGCTGAGAAGTCACCAGACTGTTCCCATCCTTGGCCTTCAAACAGTTCCTATGTACCTTTCCTGCAGACCTTGGATGGCGCAAGGAGAACCTGGAGGTCCTGGCACAGGCGggcaaaaaaacagagagaatccATGGCCTTTGCCACCCCTGGCCATGATATGTAATTTCTTGCACAAGACTTTCTCTAAAACACTTCCCCCCGTGAAACTCTTTGTTGTTTTCCATCAGAGGTGACTTTGCATTTCCATTAACATTGCCTGGCCTTGGAGAAGTGAGAAGATCTGGAGAACTCTACAACAAAATACCCCTTTGGGATGGACCCAGCACCGCTCAATGATAGAGCAGGATTGATCAGATGGAGTTGTGCTGAATATTCAATGGCTGTGGCCTGCTTACCTTTGTTGATCTTCAGCTGCTTACTGATTTCCCATATGATTCGGATGTAGCAAATAATCATGACGCTCAGCGGGGTGATGTAGAGGGTGGTGAAGGTGAACATGTTGTAGACAGTTTCTTCCCAGTGCTCTTGGAAACTGCCGTGAGTAACACACTGGGTGAAATTCACTCCTGGGATGGTGtgcagatggaaaaggaaaagctgaaatcAAGAACCAAATAACAACTCAGAGCTGCTGTGAAACAGAGCACGACATCCTGAAAACGTTCCTAGCTGGGTTACTGAGGACgctttccttctgctgttggaCTGGAAGACATGCTCTGGTGTCTCCCAGTCTAACTCACAGGCGTGGCCAGGACTGGTGGGATCTGCCATCTGTAAAGTCCTATCTGCTGTCTCAAAAAACTCATTGTTTTGGCGGTAGAAGTGAGTTAGTGTCTACCCTTGAACAGACAGAAGGTAGTGTCCCCTGCAAATCTCCTTCAGGACTCGGTGGGTTTGGGCTCTGCCCTTATAAGCACTGAAATACGGCCTTCGCTCTTTACTTTCTGTCCTACCTGCATGTTATTTTCGTCAGCAATTGGTCTGGTTTGTCTTGCTCCAGTCCAATTttttgtagtagtagtagtagtgcaATGATGCATTTCTAGGAGCAGATAGCCACATGCATAAGcgtttaaaaataattgctccTAGAGTTTTCCCCCATGCTTATATAACGCCCAGACCGTGTTTTAGTGAGCCAGAGTTATAAGCCAGGTGTAAAACGGCGCTGAGCACCACGTTGTCCTGGTGCCAGTGAAGTCCATGGTTGGGGACGGCCTTGGCCAGCCCTACCTGGGGCGAAGCCAGCAGGACGCTCGCGGCCCAGGCAGCGTAGAGCAGGAGCTTGTTGCGCCGGCGGGCACCGGCGAAGGCGAAGGGCCGGAGGACGGCCGCGTGGCGGTCCAGGCTGATGACCACCAGCACCAGGGCGGCCGCGTACATGGCGAAGAGCTTGAGGAAGTTGAGCAGCTTGCAGGAGAGGTCGCCGGCGTACCACTGGACCGTCACGTTCCACACGGCGTCCAGCGGCATCACCGCCACCGTCACCAGCAGGTCCGCCAGCGCCAGGCTGAGGATCAGCGGCCGCACGTGggacttcctcctcttcctcatgagGCTGCAGAGCACCGCGGCGTTGCTGCACGCCGCTAGCAGGAAGAGGACGACGGTGACGACGACGCGGACCCCGGCGGCCGGCGTAAACGTGGGCTCGAGCCAGCGCTCGGGGCAGCCGGAGGCAGAGGCGTTGGCATCGccccgggcggcgggccggcggggaggcgcgCGGGGCTGAGCCTCAGGCATCCCCTGGGGAAGAGCAAGCGGCGGAAAAAAAGCAAGGAACGGCAACCCCCTGTCAGGGGCTGCGTGGCTTAAATATCGGCGACTAAACGCCATACGAACGAGGGGGAAACGGGGCGGCGGAGGGCTGCCGAGGAGCCGGAGCGCGGGCGGTGCTGCGCCTGCCCTCCAGGCCACCATTTTGCCCAGCCGCGGTGTCCCCAGGGGACCAGTGGTGGTGTCCCCTCGTCGCCGGTGGTGCTGAGcccgggggaggccgcggggagcAGGGCCCGGCCGAGCgggaggcgggagcgggggcgcgcgcagggcggccgcggggggccagCCGGCCCTAatctcccccccaaccccggttTCATTGAATTAACTCTTCGCTCCCGAGCCCGGCCGTGTTGACCACTCGCGTTTCGAGGGCGGCTGCCGGGGGCCCGCAGGGCAGCAGCTGAGGCCTCGGCCGTCCGGCTGTCAACGCCGCTTTCAGCCCCTTCCGCTTTACGGAGACGGCGgccgcgcgtccccccccccctccccacccctgctgGGCCGCAGCGCTCGGCTCCCTCGCGGCGAGCGGCGACCCTCGCGCCTTGCCTTGCCGCCAGCCTCCCTCCTCCGGCCGTTTCCTCCGCACCCCGGCGCGGCAGGGCCGTCCCCCCCGGCTGCGCGCGCGCCCCGCTCCCTCCACCCCGAAGAGAAGGCGGTGAACCAAACCGCggagaaaaaggagggagggggggggaaagccgGCTCCGCCGTCCCGACCCGCTGCCCCACCTGCAGCACGCGCGGAGGGGAAAAGGCTCCTTCTCCTCCCGGCCCGCCGGCGCCCGATCTCaggctcctcttcctgcagcatcggcagccccgcgcggcggcaAGGCAGCCCCCTTCTCCTCCCGGCCTTAACGAGCTGCCCACCCGAGGATTTAACGAGCAGGCGGCAGGGACGATGCCAAGCCTGCCGTATCCCGAGGAACGGCCAACATTGAAGCCGTCGCCTGCGGTCGgacgcggccccggcgggggtaACCGCCGACGCTCGGCGCGTCGGTTTTCTATAAAGACGGGGAAAATGAGTTAATTATCCCTGGAGGTTCTGCCGGAGGCTCTGTTGCTCAGACAACGGCGGCGCTCGCGGCGCGCGCACTCGCGCCGGCCGTGCTCCTGGGCCGTGCGGGTCCTCGCGGGCGCAGGCCCGCGCTCGGGCTGGGAACCCGCCGACGAGGGGATCCAACGGAGACAAGCTGGAGTCATTCGGCCATTTTGAGAAACGCGCTCTTTTCCCTGCACTTTTACCAGCccccttttttgttcttctcGTATTTGTTTCAGCGTAACGCAGCCCGAGCGAGTCCTTAACGTGCGGCCCAAAACCTGGGAGGGAGGAAGCGCTCGCAAGGCCTTACAAAACACGGGGCAAAGGCCGGGGCGGAAAAGGAGCCCATGCAGCTTCTCCAGCCACCACAAGGAGCAAGGAGCGCAAAAGCAGAAGGTGTGGGGCCGGCAGAGGACCATCAACAGGCGGAAAGGGGACGTCCGCCAGCCCCGCGGAGCAGGGCTCGCCGCGCCggccgcagcaccccggggcgtCCGTAGCATGAAAACGCAGGGAAACCCGTGTCTGCTCAGCCACGCTCCTCCCTGATTTCCCGGCTGCGTTGCAAgcatttactttttcctttggctTATAACGAAAGTGAGGCTGGGCTTCGTAGGACAAAGCGACCTGGCTGCGGACAGAGCAGCGAGGCCCCGCGCGCTGAACGCGCTGCACCGAAGCGCTGCTGTCCGCCGAGGAAAACGTCCCCATAAAGTTCTTGCACCAGGCGAAGGGACATGAATTTTtagcaaagctgctgctgtgctctgaaggaggggaaaaaaacctccccaaaacTGCTTGCCCAACTCTTCAAGCTGCTGCCCTATCACCAGGAACATCACCGAGGGAGGTGACCTGACCGGCCCCGGCGCCCTGTGTCCTGCAGGCGCGGGGTGGcgggaggaaggcggctccgacGAGGAGGATTTCGAGGGTCATAGCGAAAGGGAACGCTCTTACATTTTTGTGCAGACTTCTTCAGTCCGGTAATCGGTTCCAGCTGGCCCCGTCTCGGCACGTGCGGAGCATCGCGCTGGCATCTCCCCGCTCGCACGCCCGGGGCCGCGCTCTCGCCCCGGTTTGCGCTCGAGGCCCAGAGACACCAAGCAGGGCGCTGGCACCGGGGCTACCAAAATTCGAGAGAAACCCCACCTGTGGGACTGGCTCAGGACAAACACAAGGTCCATGAGTCCATCAGAGCCCACTAAAACTCTCCTTTTCTTACACATTTAACTAGTGAGAGGGAGCGAGCTGGAAAATCTCTGCAATTCACATGCTCAGTGCGACTTGCAtccaagggagagagaaaaccCGCCCCGTCCCCCAGCCCTCCACCCAAAACGCCGTCTCACGAGCCAAGGGAAAACCCACAGCGTGCGAGTCCTGCCAAGACGCAGCTTCATACCCTCTTCGCCCCCGCTTACAGGAGCCCTTAGCAGGGGCGCTGCAGGGAATACGCTTTCCTGGGCAAACGCGGCGCTCAGCCGCCTCAGCACCAGCCTCGAGGACTGCTCgcaagagagaaaacagctggTGCCTGGCTTCAGAGGCTCAGCTGAAATTCAAATAAGGAATAAAGCCGTCCCCACGGTCCCGTCTGCTCTAACAAAAGAGTTTCACAGCGAGTTCAGCGCAACATTTGGAAAAGCCATCCGCAGCGGCTCCGAGATTTGGAAGAGGCGAAACACGTCCTAGGCCCGCGCTTGACCCTCGCGGGCTTGGCAAGGGGTGGACTcgaagccccccccccaaaatatccctgcagaaccccccccccccggagctgCACACGAGAGGGCTGCCCGCCCGGGCGTCCCCGTGGGAAAATCCCGCCAGAGCCACGTGCGAGAGggctgccgccccggccgcgggaaTCGCCCGCCGGCTGCAGCATGGCACGCAGGAGAGAGCACGGtccctgggaggaaaaaaaggcacagacACTGCAAGTGATTTGGATGGGAGCCCATTTATTACAGcattcagccccccccccccctttttttttttgcattaaccTCCTGGTTAAAGTAGAGATTAATTCAGCGCCACAtggtaatcctttttttttttcctcctttcattaaGCTGTTTGCACCTGCACTAAACCAATTAAATAGTGAGTCAGGAATGTATTCCCTGTTTGCCTTCCTTCCCAGCTGGATACCTCTTTGTCTGGAAAAAGCCTCCCCTTCCCCGACTGTATGATGCGAGAGAGGGACAGGATTTTTCTTGGGAAGTGTAAACCTCGTTCATGGCACCAGAAAGGCTTTGGTCCCTGTTCAGAGGAGTTTTTTAGCATGTCATCATGCAGAAATGTCCTGGCCACACACTACCAATAAGTCTTATTTTGCGGGTGTGGTTCCTTATTAAAAGGACTATTTTTCTCTAGCATTTTCACAGTAACCCCCTCACCTTATTCTGTGTCCTCAAAAGTCAGTTTGGATGTTGTCTGC includes these proteins:
- the LOC104148371 gene encoding gonadotropin-releasing hormone II receptor-like isoform X1, which translates into the protein MVAWRAGAAPPALRLLGSPPPPRFPLVRMAFSRRYLSHAAPDRGLPFLAFFPPLALPQGMPEAQPRAPPRRPAARGDANASASGCPERWLEPTFTPAAGVRVVVTVVLFLLAACSNAAVLCSLMRKRRKSHVRPLILSLALADLLVTVAVMPLDAVWNVTVQWYAGDLSCKLLNFLKLFAMYAAALVLVVISLDRHAAVLRPFAFAGARRRNKLLLYAAWAASVLLASPQLFLFHLHTIPGVNFTQCVTHGSFQEHWEETVYNMFTFTTLYITPLSVMIICYIRIIWEISKQLKINKGLIRSKNDHISKARMKTLKMTIVIVATFIICWTPYYLLGLWYWFQPDMIQRMPDYINHSFFLFGLLHTCTDPVIYGLYTPSFREDMQLCLRGIETAITRQERPKPVSGSEKNNKDDAVNGGVASGGSNGTTVHTVC
- the LOC104148371 gene encoding gonadotropin-releasing hormone II receptor-like isoform X2; protein product: MPEAQPRAPPRRPAARGDANASASGCPERWLEPTFTPAAGVRVVVTVVLFLLAACSNAAVLCSLMRKRRKSHVRPLILSLALADLLVTVAVMPLDAVWNVTVQWYAGDLSCKLLNFLKLFAMYAAALVLVVISLDRHAAVLRPFAFAGARRRNKLLLYAAWAASVLLASPQLFLFHLHTIPGVNFTQCVTHGSFQEHWEETVYNMFTFTTLYITPLSVMIICYIRIIWEISKQLKINKGLIRSKNDHISKARMKTLKMTIVIVATFIICWTPYYLLGLWYWFQPDMIQRMPDYINHSFFLFGLLHTCTDPVIYGLYTPSFREDMQLCLRGIETAITRQERPKPVSGSEKNNKDDAVNGGVASGGSNGTTVHTVC